aggtCAACTTTTATTAGGTCACAGTTAGTATGGCAACGTTTTGTCGCCAATAAACAACTGAACAGAGAATAAGCATTCTACATTATTAATTCTGTGTTAATTCCttattaattaaagatatattattatagatcATGGCAGATGATCTTGATGACTTATTAGATGAAGTAGAAGGCAAGTTCTGCAAGAAACCGTCATCTAAAGCCCCTGTAAAGTATACTCAAAGGTAGGCTAGCTCTAGTAGTAGActgtagtactaggcctagttagtaggccATGACATGAATGAAACACCAGTGAAATGACTGCCAGGTCACTCCCTATCCCTTCCTACTCGGGAATCCTAGTTGATTCTGCAGCTTGTGGAAAAGTGGTACAAAAGCCATTATTTCTACCTAGGTCTTGAGACACATAGTATCAATCATGATCGAGCCAAgcttgatataaataaataattgaagaCAGGAGAGGttcaataatttgttttttaagtagtaatataaatactgatgtaattttttattttacaggtcaaaaaataaaactgaTCTTGATGAAGATATAAGTGCaattattgatgatgttgatgaagaAGAACCATCAAATTCCACAATTGTAAAGCTTTTTTAATTAAGAATAGTGTAGTAATactctaataataatttaaatattcatgatttaCATTTGCAACACAACACAGCAAGTTACATGTCGTATAAATAATAGATATTTCCATTTACATTATCAACCACATTTTACATTCAAGTTATAACATGCTGCGACATTACTGTAGCGatattacagtaattttataattttttctattttctgaGGAATCATccttatttttttcatttccattattatttacACGTGTATTAAACTTATGTTTTCTCTCGACTTTTTTTCTTGTAGGCAAATTTCCCAACAACAACAAATGGCAATGAAAATAAAAGTAGTAAATGTTCGTCATCATTTCGCAAGTGCTTCCCTGTTTACCTTGGTGGCAGTTCTAGTAAAATGGGCGCTAGTTCTTCAATAACACAAAAGTTAGttgtattttctattttgtaaaaccaaaaaaataaaaacctgACCTAGCTTGGTCATTGGTCATCTTAACAAATTGAAAGCTtcctattatttatattataaaataaatttataacactttttttatagGTCATGTGACCAGCTTCGTTGCACATCATGTGATTTCAAAGTTGTATTTTTCGATGATTATGTCTGGCACAGTACCTGTGATTACTTGTTCCTTAGAAATAATGTTCCAGATTTTCAAAAATTGAAATCAaaactaaaaaaagaaaaaggtaGAGTATCTTAAAATCATCTCAATCCTGTCTCCTGGCGTTTGACTGTCATGTTATTCCAGTCTGCCCTCTGGCATTTGGCTGTCATGTTATTCCAGTCTGCCCTCTAGCATTTGGCTGTCATGTTATTCCAGTCTGCCCTCCAGCATTTGGCTGTCATGTTATTCCAGCCTACCCTCTAGCATTTGGCTGTTATGTTATTCCAGTCTGCCCTCTAGCATTTGGCTGTCATGTTATTCCAGCCTACCCTCTAGCATTTGGCTGTCATGTTATTCCAGTCTGCCCTCTAGCATTTGGCTGTCATGTTATTCCAGTCTGCCCTCTAGCATTTGGCTGTCATGTTATTCCAGTCTGCCCTCTAGCATTTGGCTGTCATGTTATTCCAGTCTGCCCTCTAGCATTTGACTGTTATGTTATTCCAGTCTGCCCTCTAGCATTTGGCTGTTATGTTATTCCAGTCTGCCCTCTAGCATTTGACTGTCATGTTATTCCAGTCTGCCCTCTAGCATTTGACTGTCATGTTATTCCAGTCTGCCCTCTAGCATTTGGCTGTTATGTTATTCCAGCCTACCCTCTAGCATTTGGCTAGTTAATTATTCCACTTCTAGttggttattatttattgatttaaattcattttgaaaatgtgcctaaacatttttaataatataagtCAAACAAAATTGACCTAATTATTAGTCTTTCTGTACTTAAAAAtggtttaaatattatattcatattttattaattataataatgacattattttttttattgtaggtACCAGAGCATATGCTTGTCAATGTAAATGGAAGTCAATCAAGCACCAATTGGAATTGAGCATAGATCATGAATTAAATTGGGTATGTGGTAAACACACTACataattgtaaattttaaattaagttcGTGGTcagtaaatttattataaacattccAAGAAATCCTGCCAGTTTTTGTTGGTCAGTGTtagtattttgtaaaattaattttaattaagtaatttgaaATAATACTAGTAGTATTTTGATTAGCTAAACATCTTTGTAGTTCacttttttgtaattaaattattacttatgtaatactttttaaatactaagcctagtagtagtagtcaaTACAATAtaagtaatattaattaatattttgtattaattaatattaatatacaattataattaattacaagTCTATAACCTCATCattcaattatttaatttactaattattaattaataacttatAACAAGTTCCTCTAATagcgttttatttatttatttattcacattATAATGGATAATAACAATTGAATGATAATAGTAATCGATGATGGTCGATAGTAATCGATGGTAATCGATTAGAGTTTATTAAGTGCAgtatatctattttttattattttaggcaatttataatttaaacgtGTCTGTCCATAATTGCTATTAAAACTTactgtattttatgtttaacaGTTAAATAAATTTTTGCGCTCTTTTAATGTTCGCGCTCCTTTAATGTTCGCGCTTGTTGATTGTAATAATTGTACAGTACTAATTACGTGCACTAAAAAAGAAGAGTTCTGCTAATATGATAACATTATTTGGAGCTCGAAAGAAGTAttctattatttattctatCAAGCAACAGCGAGACTAGGATGAGGCTATCGGCATGTCATCCGTGCGTGTAATTTAAGTTTTCAATTGGAACAGTCGACCATGATATCTCTGATCTTGTTTGTGATGACACCAACAATTCTACGCAGTTTACTGAAGTACAGATATTTTGTTGTCGATGTTTTTTACTTATATATCACTGTTGTACTTGtagttgtttattattgttataagttTCATTTTATGGTTCTactctaaaatatttaaaatcgttATGTTATTCATTCATCAGTGTTTGTTAGTAGGTAtactaatcttaaattgattttatatatgTGGTCAACTGGACCACGACGGTTTCACGACCGATCCAGGTCGTATCATCAAACCGAATGATTTGACCAATTTACCAGGTTTATCGTTCTATCCTACCTGGATGAATGACAATAACCATACTCATCTTATTTATCATCAATATGtatgtaaatacagtatatattttctataaatgtTGAAtctgtttattatgcaatactTAGCACTTACTACCTATCACCTTGAGCTAAAATAAAATGAAGGGTTACACCTAAATAGTCAAGTCTGTCGTCGTTATGGTTTTTTGTGTCCGCAATCTCGATCACAACACTCTCCAACACTTCGTGAgcaattgtatttatattttgaagaATGTGCAAACTTATCACGAAACATTTAATACTGAAAATTGTCTTGAAAATCACTTTTTCggctattataaaaaaaatacaaactatttatacatacattatccaGGTTTATGTTATATCCTGGCTTAATCTCTATCTTAAGAACGTAAACGAaccgcaagcgtgttgaccaatgacaagcgacagttcgaataatccatcacttgtgattggtcaactcacttatgttgcgttacgtacttgtgttgcgtctctagtgggaaccaagcattaacgAAAAGATAATATTAAGATTAATACGTTTCTATTACGTCATGATATTAGTTATATTTAGTTACAAGAAGGTACTTGTCCTCTAATTATATTTCTGTAGAAAGCTATTACTCCTTCTTGCTGTGGGGTATAATTTTATGAGAAGTTTGTACACGTCTTGATCAGGACGTTTTAAGTTCGTTAACACTTTAAAAGCACAGATGACCGCTTGTGAATtatataaactaataataatcgGTACTTCTTGATACGTCTGACCGTCGGGGATGTCATGAAGCATATGACGTATTTGTGTGAccctgaaaattaaataaagaaaataatcatTTGCATTGTGAACCAAATAAAGATAGCATAACGATGGAggcaaaaataattttttacctccatggcATACCTAGCATGGCATTAACACAAACACAACAAACCACCCTGTCctaaacagaaacaaaatctgGAAGGCGTATGTTGAAAGAAAACGTTATAattctagaaaaaaatattaaaattaagctGGTGGTGTGACGTTTTAGAAAAAGaggatatataggcctacacatggtTGTCTCATTACATCGTTTTATTGTGCATCGGAAACGCATACAATGATCAGTAAGGCAGGCATCAATAATTAGTATAAAAAGCATAACAGGTACCTACCACAAGAACGACTTTGAAATGGCCCTGTGTCCCGTCCCCAGACGATCTCATACTTTGTACTGATTGCATGTCTGAGTTACCGCTATATTTCCTGTGAACTGATATGAAACGGTTAGGATTGTGTACGGACTCAAACTTGACGTACATACCATCAACGAAGTGTACTTTAAAGCGGCATTTTGGATCTCCTTTACCCTGTAAGAAAATAGTAACGAATAAAGTAGACATAACATTCCTACTTGTATACGAATTTAAGACAAACCAGAGACAAAAATATACCCCTCCTTGACCCTCAACCACCGGCTAAAGAGGAGGGATTCCGCCTCTGCCGCGCCAACGGAAAACTATGTTCACCTGTTTTGGAACTGAGAACGCGCACCCCACTTCCTAACCAGCGTACACCTTAAAAACACTGCCATCATCACATTTATTGTCGTCACCGCCATAGGGCTTCtgttcgaaaagaagcccacttAAGAGTACTAAAAAACGAATAAGCCCATgcgcttcttttcgaggttttacggtatctTTGTCAATCGTATCATCCCTTTGATGTCAGTACGCAAATAGTAGACTGAACATCATGTTTTGTTAGACCTACTTACATCAGCATAAAGTGTACCACTGCGTAGGACTAATATGTGCAGAGGATTTGCAACAGATCTTAAGGTCACGTGCTCATCAAATATCTGTACAACAAATTGAGCTGCAAGAAACAATACAAGATAATTATCCAAAAAGTATTGGAAAAATGCTGATCAAAACACAGAAATGTATACGTAAACAACATGATTTGAAAATAGTGATTATAGGCTAACTATTTGCAGCAGCATTCATAACCACCAACCAACAccgtgtaggcctaattgtttacCTGATTTACACGAATAAACTATAGCATACCATTTTTGTAATTtcaaaaataagaaaataagcaaaaagtaaaaagaaaatcGCACTAAATAACCGAGATGAGTTGAACACGGACACTTGCGTGATCTGACTATACCGAGTTTGAACAAATCAAGTATATGGTATCAAAGTGAAATGTGTCCAAGTAATACAAGGATACTcagtatatatattaaaaaggCGCACGTCATGTTGAATACAATTCACCACTATTAATTGAACTGCATTACTCTGATTAAATGTCCATAATGGATTTGAGAGGACACAACTTTgatgtaggctaggcctaaaccACTATTTCTGCATTGTAACTAAACAGTTAACTAACACACTATTGATGTTTAACTTAATTGAGATGACATCATTTTGATGTAAACCAGTTCAGTAAAGCACAGTTGGCAACCAATGTGTTTTGTCAACTAATGAccaaataaatcattaaaaacttAATTAGGTAATTTAGTGATACACCGCCGCAGctgaaaaatgttattaaataaatttaacgtCTTATTAATTGCTCAAATAGGAAATACAACATATTGAAATGATCAAGTCATTTATCGTCATAGCGACGTCTGCTGAAGATGTGCAGTAGTTCTCAAAAGCGTGATCACGGATGACCCAAATACAAGAGCAAAATTATTGTAATCAATGCAATTGATGTTTTTCACGAAAAGGACAGCGCAGAAATCGTAAGGTAAAACAAGGAGACAATGCACGAAATTTAGACAAGAAAGTGTAATAAGTGCAGGAAAATGAATTTATCATTTAAGGATAAACCTCAAGACCACTTAATGTC
This region of Antedon mediterranea chromosome 8, ecAntMedi1.1, whole genome shotgun sequence genomic DNA includes:
- the LOC140056322 gene encoding cilia- and flagella-associated protein 418-like, encoding MADDLDDLLDEVEGKFCKKPSSKAPVKYTQRSKNKTDLDEDISAIIDDVDEEEPSNSTIANFPTTTNGNENKSSKCSSSFRKCFPVYLGGSSSKMGASSSITQKSCDQLRCTSCDFKVVFFDDYVWHSTCDYLFLRNNVPDFQKLKSKLKKEKGTRAYACQCKWKSIKHQLELSIDHELNWVCGKHTT
- the LOC140056321 gene encoding uncharacterized protein, with product MEFDLWMDTLYGWAPSTMQAKNIKGSYVHSSGFNLHAVGVMATEFHSGNIIQLESRTTGGLLRVNALTGKIDFNGIYGKQSQFVVQIFDEHVTLRSVANPLHILVLRSGTLYADGKGDPKCRFKVHFVDGMYVKFESVHNPNRFISVHRKYSGNSDMQSVQSMRSSGDGTQGHFKVVLVGHTNTSYAS